The DNA sequence AAACAACAGCTGCCCTCACCCCCGCCCCGATCGGCCCGGCGAAAAAGTCTGGTTGCTACAGGCTGCTGAAAAACGATGACATGCAAGGCGCGCAAATCCCGAGGAATGAGTCGTACATAGAGTACGTCGCAGTGACGAGGGATGAAGCTCAACGCAGCAGATCGCGTTTTTCAAGAGCCTGGTACGGAACCTGCGATTCCTCCGGTCGTAGTAAGGCGAACCGTGCATTCGGTCTGGCTGTACCGGTCGATCAAATGGATCCTGGCCGGGCTGTTCCTCGCGGCGGGAATCCTCAAGCTGCAAGACCTCAAAGCGCTCACGCTCACCATCGGCGCGTTCGGTCTTGTACCCAGTCCGGCGATCGAGCCCCTTGCGGTCCTGTTGCCGGTTGTGGAGATCGTGGCCGCGGCGGGCCTGATCCTCGAGGTGCGCGGTTGTCTCGGTACCATCACCGGACTCATCCTGGGCTTCATCGGTGTTCTGTCCTACGGAATCGCTCTCGGTCTTGACATCGACTGCGGCTGCTTCGGTCCCGGTGACCCTGAAGGAGAGGCGTTCCACGGCCTCCGTTCGGCCCTGGTGCGGGACTGCTTTATGCTGGCGGGCGTGACGTTTCTCTATGGGTGGCGGTTCCTCCATCCGGTCCGGTTTTTCAGACCCTGGAGCCGGGTGCAACGAAACGGAATCAAACGGAAGGGGAGGTAAAGATGCGCAGGTTCAAATGGATGTGGGTATTGACGATCGCGGCGGTGTGGGCTTTGGCCATGGCGCCCGGGGCTCAAGCGTTATTCGACGACAAATTCGAGCAGGAATTGGAAAAGGAAAGGGAGGCCGTCAAGCTGGTCCGGGAGGTGCAGCGGGGCGGTTACGACGTCGTGACCACGGACGAGCTGAAAAAGTGGATGGACGAGGGCAAGGACATGCTCATGATCGACACCATGCCGTACGAGGACAGCTACAAGAAGGAACATGTTCCCGGCGCCAAACAGTTTCTCTTTCCCATACCCGACATGAACGCGTGGGACACGAAGGAAACGGGGGCCAAGACCCAGGAAGACTTCATCCAACTGCTCGGACCCGACAAGGACAGACTGATCGTCATCTACTGCGGATTCGTGAAATGCACCCGCAGCCACAACGGCGCGGCATGGGCTTTAAAGCTCGGGTATAAGAACGTGGTTCGGTATCCGGGCGGCATCTTTGCCTGGAAGGGCGCAAAATATCCGATGGAAGCGGTGGAATAGCGGCGTTGCATTCGTTGCCGCTGTGGCTGAAAAGCGGGGTCCATGGGAGGGGTTTCGGTGAGTGAGCAGGTGGAAACGGTGGTCCTGCAAATTCGGGAACGGGCGGAGAGTCTTTACCGCACGAGACAGCTCCTGTGTACCGAAGCGGTGTTGGTGGCCATGAACCGGTCTTTGGGGGGAGGATTGACCGAAGCTCAGGCGGTGGGCTTGGCGTCGGGTTTGACCGTGGGCCTGGGGGAGAGCGGGTGTCTGTGCGGCGCTTTGAGTGGGGCCGTCCTGGCTCTGGGCTTACTCCTCGGCGGCGCCAAGCCGTACAAGCAGCGCAAAGAGGTGCGAACCGCCGCCAAGGAACTGCATGACGCCTTCACGAGCAAATTCAAGAGCAGTTGCTGCCGGATCCTGACCAGAAAAGTGAAAGGGAACGACAAGGCCCACTTCGATCAATGCGCTCAGCTTACGGGTGAAGCCGCGGAGATGGCCGCGCGTCTGGTTTTGAGCCGCCGGCCTGAACTCCTGGCCTCTGCCGAGACAGAATACCTGTCCCGGAAAGATTCCCCGGCATTCGGGCTCATCAGAAGCCTCGTAAGGCGGTTGTAACGTAATCGGGCGATCAGCAGCCCTTTTTGAAAAACGGGTTCCCAAATCACCATCAAACTGTTTGGGCGGCGCATTTGCCGTCCGCCGCACAAAGAACCGGAAAGGCCCCGATCGATGGGCCTTTCCGGTTGCTTGTTTTCTGCGCCGGTTTCTATAAGGCGAACCGGGTGGCGATGGCTCCGCAGGGATCGGCTACGCCGTCGTGATCAGAAATCCTTCAGGTCATCGTCATCCATTGGGATGATGTCTGCGGGAGTGACCTCTTTTCCATTTCCGCGGATGGCCGGCTCGTTACCTGATGAGGTTTCGGCGGAGGTTCCCGCTTCCCGACGCACGCGGGATTTGGAGGGCCCCCCTGGGCTCGGCCGTTCGCCGGTTCCGCCTGCCCGGACTTTTCCTCCAACAAGCGCGGTCAACTGGCCCACAAAATCCTTTAATTGTTCGGCCTGACTACTCAACTCTTCCGAAGCGCCGGCCGATTCTTCCGCATTGGCCGCGCTTCTCTGAATGACCTTGTCCATTTCGTTGACGGCCTTGTTCACCTGCTCGATGCCTTGAGACTGCTCCCTGGAAGCAGTGGCGATCTCCTCGACCAGCGCACCGGCTTTTGCCGACCTGGTCGCCACCTCGCCGAAAGCCGTGTTGGTCGAGGACACGAGTTGTGTCCCGTCCTTGACCTTATGGATGGTGACTTCGATCAGGCCGGTGGTGTCTTTTGCCGCATCCGCCGCCCGCATGGCCAGATTGCGGACTTCGTCGGCCACCACGGCGAATCCGGCGCCCGCTTCTCCGGCCCTGGCGGCTTCCACGGCGGCATTCAGGGCGAGCAAGTTCGTCTGAAAGGCGATCTCGTCAATGGTTTTAATGATTTTGGAGGTTTCGACACTCGCTTTGGATATCTCGTTGATGGACACCGTGAGTTTTTTCATCGACTCGTTGGCCGATTTTACCACCTGGTCGGTTTCTTTGACCAGACGGTTCGCCTGATCCGCATTCTCGGCGTTCTGGCGGGTCATGGAAGACATCTCTTCGAGGGAAGACGAGACCTCCTCGATGGACGCCGCTTGTTCCGACGTTCCTTCGGCCAGCGACTGGCTCGAAGATGAGACCTCGCTGGCCGCGGCCGCGACCTGTTCTCCCGAATCTCTCAGCCCCGCGATGAGACGATTGATCGGTTTAGTTATGGATCGGGTGACCAGAAAGGCGACCAGGATAATGGCGGCGATACCGATGACGGCAATGAGAGCGGTCAGCCATTTGATTTTGCCCACGGCCGCGAATGCTTCATTTTCGTTGATTTCCGCCAGCATGGCCCATTTGACATCGCCGAACTGCAGCGGCGTATAGGCGGAAAGCACTTGTTGCCCGAGGAAATCGGTGATGATTCCCCCGCCCACGTTGCCGGCCAGAGCATCCCGACTGGCCTCCGTGTCGACGCTTCCCTTGGAGGGATCGGTGAACGAAGCTTTGACCGAGTGGTTCTCCGGGTCCATGGTGGAATCGGAGCGCATGAGCTTGTCGCTTCCGATCAGGTAGGTTTTCCCGGAGTCGCCCATGCCTTCGCGCTGGTGCATGACCTCGTTGATTCCGTCCAGGGAAAGGCGACAGGCCACGACCAGGTCCACCGCGTCTCCGCTGACAAGGGCTTGCGCCGCGAAGCCGGCGATCTCGCCGTTATCGGCAGCATAAGGCGCGAAATCCTCGAAACTGAACTTCTGCGACCGGGTCGCTTTTCCGAAGACTTTGCCCAGTCCGGAGGAAGCATAGTCACCGTCCACGAGATTGGTCCGATAGTCCGGTTTCTTCTCCACGCTATAGAAGCAATAGCCGTCCGGATTAATCAGAAAGATGTCCTTATACCCGCTCAATTGTCTATACTTGGCAAAAAACTCGACGCCCTGGGCGTCCTTTGGGCAAAAAGCTTCGCCAACGTCCATTTCTGCTATGATGCACCATTTCAACCCTTCAATCTCGAGGGGTGCATACGCGGATAAGACCTGCTTGCCATGGTAGGAAACGACCACATTGTTTCCCGATTTTCCCGACAAGGCCTCGTTGCCGGCCACCGTGTCCACGGTTCCCTTCGTGCGATCGGCGAAAGAGGCCGCTACGGAATGATGGGTGGGGTCCATAAAAGAATCCGAACGCATCAGTTTGTCTTCGCCCACCAGATAGGTTTCACCGGTCTCCCCCATTCCCTGCCGTTCCTTCATGACGGCATTGATGGGGTCCAGCGAAATCTCGAGAGCCGCCACGGCCAGCAGCTTTCCGCTCAGATCGAAGATCGGTGCGCCTATGAAGGCAGTGGGTTCTCCGTTCCGAGGTGTGTAGGGATGAAAGTCTTCGATTTTTATGTCTTTGGACTGGACTACCTTTTGCCACAATGACGCCAATCCTTCATTGCTGTACGGGCCGGTTTTCAGATTCGTCCCTAAGTCTTGCAATTTCTTTGCCGTATACATGACATGGCCGTGATCCGCACTGATAATGAATGAATCCGCATACCCGTAAATGTCCACATACCCGACTAGCGTCTTGCCCTTCTCTTTCCATATTTCTTCATATTCGTACGTGTCGGTCAGGAAGGGCTCGTCCGCTCCGATGCCTTCCTCATTCTGGTAATGTCGAAAGGCGTTGTACAGATTCTTCGAGTCCTCGCCGGCCGATAGAACGGTAATGTCCTCTACGGCGCGCTTGAAAAACGCCTCAATCTGGTTCTTCTTTATCCTCTGAACGCCCTGCAGCTTCTCAAATCCTTCTCGTCTGAGCGTGTCCGCCGTTTCGATGAGCTTGGCCATGTTGCCTTGAAGATCGTTGAAAAAACCTTCAATTTGAGCCTTTTTGATGCCTCTCAGACTCAATAGCTGGCCGAACGCCTGCTTCGATAACGCGTCGCCGGCCGTGGTAACCGAGATAATTCCGATGAGGGCCAAAGGAATGACTCCCACGACCAGGAACGCTACAAGCAGTTTAGTTCCAAGTTTCATGTTCTTGAACATGCTGTGCCTCCTCCAATTCGACCTCGCGTTCATCCTGAAGCATCCATTGCGCAGGCCTATTACCGGCCGACCGGTCTCTTCCTCCACGCTTATCCGTGCAGCCGGAACATAGATCCCATGGCCGCCCGATGTCTCCGAGACCATGGGTGATCGAAGACACACTGATCATGCTCACCCAAGACCGATCGCCGATTCGGGGAAAACGCGGGCAACGTCAGTCCGTTCTCCCTTGCAGATCCTTCCGGATCATTGGACGTCCGCCGGATCCTGTGGAGAATGCGTCTCCTAAGGAGCGACCTCTGTGCGTTAGATGAAATTGGGGTTCGATTGGGCGCGTTCGAAAACCGGCATTCCGGTGTTTTCGGACGCGCCCTTTCGGTCCGGTTTCAGCCGCTGTACGGCTGAACATCAGGCCTACTTTTTTACAGACCAGTGGTTGTCGGTAATTTCGATCTCCCATAAAGGCATGGACGCCATTTTGTATGGCTTGAAGATGACTTCCTTGTTTACGGCGAGAACCTTGTTGGGAGCGGGCACGAACAGCATGTAGGCGTTATCGTACACATGCCGCATGATCTTGTCACAGATGGCCGTGAACTCGGGAGTTCCCACCGTCAGCTTGAACATGTCGTCCACGTAGCCGTCCAACACCGGATCGGGGAAGATGGTGCTCCAGAAGTTATGAGTCCTGTATACCAGAAAGGCGGACCAGGGGTGGTTATAGTACCAGTCGTCGCATCCCCACACCAACAGGTCCCATTCTTTCGTGTTTTTTCCGGCGTTGGTAGTCAAGAGCTGAGCGAACACGTCCTTTTCACTCGTGGTGATTTCAAAGTCCAGCTTGACGCCCACCTTCCTCAGATCGCGTGCAATGCCCTTCCAGATGAACATGAATCGATCCTGCGTGTACACCTTCAATGTCAATCCGTTCAGAATGGATTTCAGTTCGTCTTGCATTTGTTCCGGCGAACGAACCTCGGAATACGGGCGCAGCGTTTTTACCACCTCGGCGACGCCGGGAAAGAGGGGCGAAGCCAGTGTTGGCTTGGTTATGCCCTCTCCATCATAGGACTTCTGGAGAAGCACGGTCTGGTCGATGGCCTGGTTCAGGGCCACTCTGACCTTCTTGTCCAATAACTGCTTGTTGCCGTTCCGCAAATTGAAATGAATGGCGATGTTGTTTGTAGAGGGAGCAGTCACCACCTCCGCATAGGGCGATGTGTTGGTTCTGGCTTTTTCGGAGAAAGGCATCGGCATGATGTCCAGCTCGCCAACCTTGTCCAGCACGTTTTCGAGCGCGACCTTGGTGTCCAATTCCGTGTAAACCGTTATTTTCCGGATCTTCGGATATCCCTTTTCCCAATAATAGGGATTGGCCTCCAAGACAGCCACCGGAGTCTGGCGGTCGCCCTCGATATACCCCTCTTTGAGGATATAGGGACCCAGCCCGTATGGTCCCGCCTCGGCGAGATTGGGACAGGTCGCCTTTCCGTTCCATCCGAATTTCTCCAAATAGGCCGGGGTGTAGAATTGCATCCAGATCGTATCGTTCAGAAACTGGCCGTATTTCTCCTTCAAATGAAATCGAACCGTATAGTCGTCGATCTTTTCCACGCGATCGAATACCTGATCGATCTTGGTGAAGAGAATCGGTTTCTTGGCGAAGTATTCCATGTTCAGAACCACGGAGTCTGCATTGAATGGGCTCCCGTCCTGAAAACGAACGTCTTTTCTCAATGTGAATTCGTACGTTTTCTCATCGATTTGATTGTGGCTTACGGCCATATCGTACTTCCAGCCGCGCTCGTTGTCCGCGGGGCGCAGTAGGGCGCCGTTAATGGCATGGGAAATGTAGATGTAGGGAAGGCTGGGGATAAAGACTTTCAGGTGGGAACCTTCCGCCAGCTCTTGGGTGGGGGCCTTGGCGACCGCACCCGTTACGAACGTCAAACCGATCAGTCCGGCGACTACCAACAATAACGCCTTCTTCATTTCTTACTCCTCGTTTCTCGAAACAGTCACAATGACCATGTCCCGGCCGTATCCCCCTCTTCAACATGTCTCCAAGCCTGCAGCATCCGCGGCCCGAAGACTCCGGCTCCTGTGGTGACGGGCTTTTTCGGATCGGATTTCATTTAGGGGGGTCCGCCGGCTCCAAATCTGAAGCCCATCGGGTTCCAAAGGTGGTGTATAATGTACCTTATCGGGTTCTTGGAGCGGAACTTTAGTCGATTCTGTTACAAAGAACGGGTTTAGACGTCTATATAATCCTTTAGAATGTCATACAAATCCGTGCAATCCGGTCATTCATACGTTCCAATGCTTGTGCCGGTTCAATAATAAGGATCAGAAGACGAGCAATCAGACGTTCCAAAGCCATACCGATCTGGCGTTCTACAAATGGGTCATTGATCTCGTGCCGGTTGGCGTGATGACGGTGGATTCTCATCTGGAGATCACGGGCCTCAATCCCCGGGCATTGGAAATCACGGGTTTTACTGAGCAGGAGGCCTTGCATCGTTCTTGCGGGGATATCCTGCAAGGTGGAATGTGCGACATGGAGTGTCCATTGAGATCGGTTCTTAAACGGGAAAAACCGATGATCGGAATCGAAACCACGATCCGACGCAGGTCCGGAGAAACCATACCCATCAGAATGCATGCGGCCGGATTGTTTGACACGAAGGGGAATCTTATCGGCGGAATCGAAGCCTTTCAGGACATCCGTCGTATCAAGTCCCTTGAAAGAGAGCGCGATAACTTCATATCCATGATTGCCCATGATATGAAGTCACCGATCATCGGCATTCACGGCTTCGCCCACCGTCTGCTGAAGAGGCCTCAAGAGCAGCAAGAAATGAGGGAGTACCTCGAAATCATACAGAGGGAATCGGAGAAATTGGAATCTCTGATCAATCAATTCCTGGAAATTTCCCGGTTGCAGGCCGGGAAACTGAACTTGAATTTGAGCGCCACTTCGCTGGATAAAGAGCTTCACGAGCTGTACGACACGTATCGTTTGCTAGCGGCCGAAAAGGGACTCCATCTTGAACTTCATGCAGACGAGCCTCTTCCGATCATCGAGGCGGATTCGGCTGCACTGCGCAGAGTATTCACCAATCTGCTGGACAATGCGATCAAGTATTCCAAAGAAACCGGCGCCATCTCCATCTCCACGTATGAAACCGGGAACGAGGTTGTTGTCGAGATCAAAGATCAGGGTATCGGGATCGGGCCTGCCGATCTGCCATACATATTTGAGGCATTCTATCGATCCACGGGCGAAGGAAAGGAAAGCGCCGGTTTTGGGCTTGGCCTGGCCGGAGTCAAGGCCATCGTGGAAAGACACGGCGGAGGCCTGCGTGTGAACAGCACGCCGGGGGAGGGCTCGACCTTTATAGTCCTGCTGCCGAAGGCCCGGCATAAGGTTCCGGAATAAGAGTTTCCCATTTTCCCCGCTCGGGGATCTCCCGGCAAAGAATTGCCCTCCTTTTTTTCGGAAAAGCCATTTCGGACAACCCTGTCATTCGTTCGTTCGATCACGCGGACCGGTGGGGGCCGTCACGGCCGTGGGGCCGGCGCGTGGAAGCTCCGGGGTGAACGCGCGCAAGCCGGTCAATATTTTCACCGTCCGGGTTTTGACCTTGCCCATCACAG is a window from the Deltaproteobacteria bacterium genome containing:
- a CDS encoding DoxX family protein — its product is MKLNAADRVFQEPGTEPAIPPVVVRRTVHSVWLYRSIKWILAGLFLAAGILKLQDLKALTLTIGAFGLVPSPAIEPLAVLLPVVEIVAAAGLILEVRGCLGTITGLILGFIGVLSYGIALGLDIDCGCFGPGDPEGEAFHGLRSALVRDCFMLAGVTFLYGWRFLHPVRFFRPWSRVQRNGIKRKGR
- a CDS encoding rhodanese-like domain-containing protein, with amino-acid sequence MRRFKWMWVLTIAAVWALAMAPGAQALFDDKFEQELEKEREAVKLVREVQRGGYDVVTTDELKKWMDEGKDMLMIDTMPYEDSYKKEHVPGAKQFLFPIPDMNAWDTKETGAKTQEDFIQLLGPDKDRLIVIYCGFVKCTRSHNGAAWALKLGYKNVVRYPGGIFAWKGAKYPMEAVE
- a CDS encoding C_GCAxxG_C_C family protein codes for the protein MGGVSVSEQVETVVLQIRERAESLYRTRQLLCTEAVLVAMNRSLGGGLTEAQAVGLASGLTVGLGESGCLCGALSGAVLALGLLLGGAKPYKQRKEVRTAAKELHDAFTSKFKSSCCRILTRKVKGNDKAHFDQCAQLTGEAAEMAARLVLSRRPELLASAETEYLSRKDSPAFGLIRSLVRRL
- a CDS encoding ABC transporter substrate-binding protein; this translates as MKKALLLVVAGLIGLTFVTGAVAKAPTQELAEGSHLKVFIPSLPYIYISHAINGALLRPADNERGWKYDMAVSHNQIDEKTYEFTLRKDVRFQDGSPFNADSVVLNMEYFAKKPILFTKIDQVFDRVEKIDDYTVRFHLKEKYGQFLNDTIWMQFYTPAYLEKFGWNGKATCPNLAEAGPYGLGPYILKEGYIEGDRQTPVAVLEANPYYWEKGYPKIRKITVYTELDTKVALENVLDKVGELDIMPMPFSEKARTNTSPYAEVVTAPSTNNIAIHFNLRNGNKQLLDKKVRVALNQAIDQTVLLQKSYDGEGITKPTLASPLFPGVAEVVKTLRPYSEVRSPEQMQDELKSILNGLTLKVYTQDRFMFIWKGIARDLRKVGVKLDFEITTSEKDVFAQLLTTNAGKNTKEWDLLVWGCDDWYYNHPWSAFLVYRTHNFWSTIFPDPVLDGYVDDMFKLTVGTPEFTAICDKIMRHVYDNAYMLFVPAPNKVLAVNKEVIFKPYKMASMPLWEIEITDNHWSVKK
- a CDS encoding PAS domain-containing sensor histidine kinase, which produces MCRFNNKDQKTSNQTFQSHTDLAFYKWVIDLVPVGVMTVDSHLEITGLNPRALEITGFTEQEALHRSCGDILQGGMCDMECPLRSVLKREKPMIGIETTIRRRSGETIPIRMHAAGLFDTKGNLIGGIEAFQDIRRIKSLERERDNFISMIAHDMKSPIIGIHGFAHRLLKRPQEQQEMREYLEIIQRESEKLESLINQFLEISRLQAGKLNLNLSATSLDKELHELYDTYRLLAAEKGLHLELHADEPLPIIEADSAALRRVFTNLLDNAIKYSKETGAISISTYETGNEVVVEIKDQGIGIGPADLPYIFEAFYRSTGEGKESAGFGLGLAGVKAIVERHGGGLRVNSTPGEGSTFIVLLPKARHKVPE